The following is a genomic window from Culicoidibacter larvae.
GATCCTTTCAAGTTACGCTATTAAAGAATGAACAATAATTTTATGATTATATATTGACAATTACATAGTTAGCTCATCCCCTTGGTCCCGGATATTTACCGGGGCCATCTTTTTATTGCTAAATCAAGTCAGTTTGATATAATAAACCTGCAGATAGATTTATCCATCTATCCGCATCCAAAGCAGTGGTCAATTAAGCCGCTGCCTTTTTTTATCGCATAACAATAACCCCAATTTATGCCACGTAGTATAATCAGATTACAATAAACGAGGGGTGATGGCTATGTGTGGCCGTTATGAATCAATTGGTTATAGTACCGCGATGGATCTACTAGATAATGATCCTGATGAAATCGCAAAATTGAAATATAGTGATAAATCTGAGACGTATGAAGTGTTCCCAACCAATTCAGGAATCATTCAGACTGATACTGGATATTCAGTGATGCAGTGGGGTATTCCAAAGTGGGATAAAAAAGGGCATATCATAAATGGCCGACAAGAAACATTGTTAGAAAAACCGTTCTACCGAAAAGACTTTACTGAACACCGGTGTGTAATACTAGCATCAGCATTCTATGAGTGGACCGACTCAACCGGCCGGAAGGAAAAAAACATTATCACTGAAAACAACCAGGACATCATAAAATTTGCCGGTTTATACAAAAT
Proteins encoded in this region:
- a CDS encoding SOS response-associated peptidase encodes the protein MAMCGRYESIGYSTAMDLLDNDPDEIAKLKYSDKSETYEVFPTNSGIIQTDTGYSVMQWGIPKWDKKGHIINGRQETLLEKPFYRKDFTEHRCVILASAFYEWTDSTGRKEKNIITENNQDIIKFAGLYKITDGIPHYVKITQQATPAFEVVHDRLPLMLDDDQISDYLAGADLEQWTKPKMDVQLSWQPVIK